From the Dethiosulfovibrio russensis genome, the window CGAGCGGCCTGTTCCAGGGACTCTCCTCTTATAGCCTCGCCTGGGACGTCCCTTGAGACTATGCAACACTGTATTCCCAGCTTCTCGCAGTGTTCTTTGACGAAACAGGCATCCGCTTTGGACGAATCTCCTCTTATTCCATGCTCGACATGGACTACCGAGATATCGTTGGGCCAACAGTTAAGCATCAGCCAAAGCAACGCCATTGAGTCGCTTCCTCCGGAGACTGCCACCACCATCCTTTTAGCATCCCACCACCCCTGTCTGACGCCGGCACGATGTAAGGTCTTCTCTAATTGATCTTGATCGGAACTATGTTTCACCTCTATCACACCTCCGGACGGGATAAAAGGGGAAAAAAAAAGAACCTCTCCGTGAGGTCCGCACGACCACATCTCTGGATACCAGGGGAAATACCCTCCCTAGGGACAGCCTCCGTATTTTACAACAGAACTGACAGAGCTGCCATAAGATGACGGGAGATAGAAAGACAATTTAGGGGAAGTCCTGACATCGGACCTCCCCCTAAGGAATTCGTGATTATGTGGGAATTATTCCTTTGTGCCCTTTTGGAGGCGTTCCAGGACAATTCTATAACCGTCGGCACCGTATTCCAGGAACTTTTTCACTCGACTTATAGTGGCGGTACTGGCACCGGTCTGCTGAGCTATCTGAGGATAGGTATAACCATCACGTAAAAGCCTTGCGACTTCAAGGCGTTGCGCCAACGCTCTTATCTCGCCGATAGTGGCGATATCCTCCAGAAACGAATAGACCTCTTCCTGGGATTCTAACGACAGAACGGCTGAACAGAGTTGATCGGTAAGACGATCTTTCCATTTCTCCACGTCCTGAATCCTCCTTTCCTGCCTCCTGATATCTTCAAAATCTCCATATCATAGTATCACCAACCAATAGAGTCTACAAGTACACAAGAAAGGAATTACAGTTTCCCCATTATAGAGAGCAAACGATTCATCTCGTCATCGGCACCTACGGTTACACGGATCCAATCGCCCTGCCATGGCAGGGCGAACCTCTTAACCTCTGCATATCGATCCCTCAATAGTGAGACCAATTCGTCTCCAGGAATAGGACTATCGACCAGGAGAAAGTTGCCCTCACTGGCTAGAGTTTTCCATCGAGACATCTCTGCAAGGGACTCTCTGAATTTTTCCCTGGTCGAGACGATGGTTTTTATCCTCTCCTCCAGCCAAGAATGATTTTTCAGCAAGGTAAGGGCCACTGTCTCGGAATATACGTTGACGTTAAACGGACTTCTTAGATCGTTCAGAAAACGGGACGCCTTTTCGGAAGTTACGAGATATCCCACCCTCAATCCGGCTATACCCCATGCCTTGGACATAGTCTTCAAAACGGAGACCCTTTCGGGAAGGCCTTTTGCGGTAAAACGATCGAGGTATCTCCTGGAGGCAAACTCACCGTAGGCTTCGTCCACTATGACGGGACAGGAAGAATTCTCCACTACTGAATCTATGAAATCGTCGGAGAGAATCACTCCACTGGGATTATTGGGCGAATCCAAAAGTATCAAAGACGGGGAAGCTTCTTTTATTGCCCTCATAAAAGCTACCTCGTCTACCGAGACCTTAAAAGCAGTCTCGTCGAAGACCATGGGAACGGAGAGATGCCTGGCTTTAAATACCTTACACATGTGTTCGTATTGAGAAAAAGACGGGTTCAAGGTCAACACAGTATCTCCAGGTTTTATCCATGCAGCGAAGATTATCCATAGGATTTCGTCCCCGCCGTTTCCAGGTACTATCGAACTTGCGGAAAAATCGACATAATCTCCCAATGCCTGACGAAGATCTCCATAAGATGGATCGGGATATCTGTTGGGTTCCACGGATAGAAGGGCTCTATCGACGTCCTCCCTTATGTACGAAGGGATCGAATAGGGACACTCGTTCTTATCAAGTCTTAAAATATGGCTCATGGCTGCTCCTCCTCACTTTAAAGCGATAAAGCGAGAATA encodes:
- a CDS encoding YerC/YecD family TrpR-related protein, with product MEKWKDRLTDQLCSAVLSLESQEEVYSFLEDIATIGEIRALAQRLEVARLLRDGYTYPQIAQQTGASTATISRVKKFLEYGADGYRIVLERLQKGTKE
- a CDS encoding pyridoxal phosphate-dependent aminotransferase, which encodes MSHILRLDKNECPYSIPSYIREDVDRALLSVEPNRYPDPSYGDLRQALGDYVDFSASSIVPGNGGDEILWIIFAAWIKPGDTVLTLNPSFSQYEHMCKVFKARHLSVPMVFDETAFKVSVDEVAFMRAIKEASPSLILLDSPNNPSGVILSDDFIDSVVENSSCPVIVDEAYGEFASRRYLDRFTAKGLPERVSVLKTMSKAWGIAGLRVGYLVTSEKASRFLNDLRSPFNVNVYSETVALTLLKNHSWLEERIKTIVSTREKFRESLAEMSRWKTLASEGNFLLVDSPIPGDELVSLLRDRYAEVKRFALPWQGDWIRVTVGADDEMNRLLSIMGKL